AACCCTTAAGGATCTGGAGAGAGGAGAAACCCGATGACCAAGGTAATGCGGAGAATCATCACCATTGACGAGGACAAGTGCGACGGGTGCGGCATCTGCGCCGACGCCTGCCACGAGGGGGCCATCCGGATCATCGGCGGCAAGGCGAAACTGGTCAGCGAAACCTACTGCGACGGCCTCGGCGACTGCATCGGCGGATGCCCCCGGGGGGCCATCACCTTCGAGGAGAGAGAGGCTGCCCCCTACGACGAGGAAGCGGTGAAGAAGCACATGGAGACGAAGGCTTCGGCCGATCCCCTGCCCTGCGGCTGTCCCGGGTCCATGGCCCGGGATCTCCGGAAAAAAGAACCGGAGCCCTGCGCGGCTTCCCAGGCGTCTTTCGCTTCCGCGGCGCTGAAGTCCGCCCTCGCCAACTGGCCCGTCCAGATCCGGCTCGTGCCGGAGACGGCTCCCTACCTCCGGAAGGCGGAAC
This is a stretch of genomic DNA from Aminivibrio sp.. It encodes these proteins:
- a CDS encoding ATP-binding protein codes for the protein MTKVMRRIITIDEDKCDGCGICADACHEGAIRIIGGKAKLVSETYCDGLGDCIGGCPRGAITFEEREAAPYDEEAVKKHMETKASADPLPCGCPGSMARDLRKKEPEPCAASQASFASAALKSALANWPVQIRLVPETAPYLRKAELVIAADCTPFAFADFHRTFLAGENKVCLVGCPKLD